Proteins from a single region of Mycoplasma leachii PG50:
- a CDS encoding ABC transporter permease: protein MKRIYSFFLLLKQGLKGVFKFKIQFIIILLLSFLASFILSTSLTLTSRINKTYNNIVNNVNKFDYSSSNEIRTYRTDRNNSTTDRSVIPLLDLANNSNSYYNQNSNNKNISYLNFILNKKNLTSKFDNKTLLTELFENKDFIELFTTINGNNIQWIWENNWLWQLALYFNKFTYHSYEQFLKDNKEYTYLKNTVIGKYLTNSFKDKNEFLNDAKVLKNIKIDNLKNNFNAKEFRQTFNKQIQNKKLFSYIYISGMSLFQYIYRNIYLPYFSDFKIENNNKGNSFYTFLTGNKLDNISNNQVDKWVINDKNKSYLTEFELNKTKVNESDNSILISNQNNKEAIKKLILEKGMKGNTELVLITSDNQKVQSINPIINDTSLFKLLFYNGNGTSVTNVVSVLSDTNFIKKDIIIGENQFDNIELIHNIWLAHLKYTALASGYDINFRTEVFNYDSVTQIRYRLIVLNDNHTTNLTILNKNQGARLPTKSEALISEQFARAHKLKLGQQIIVDGALLSIVGFATDAYSFFPTTDPDFPIPQSGLGAILYVNKSTIKDILSSTSQSNTNRVSKGYLSFFLTKKYSTASIDMFNAYQMNDISKLYDSINYQKEQKNKLSTWLNIKDFDHSIFRFNWTIAPLAINTYKISTLIAALAVSLIAIIALIICIRKTIYFNAKQIGILKALGSSPLQISISYLAYILVIILTSVPLGWIVGLSTQSVFVKLFVHYFSIPLYSFTIEPFSLLISLLIFGLFGLIISLLTAFLITKKPLFDILAVKQNWSSSKFINRLKRTWFKKAKFTTKFSLTLASSGRKNIFLLVTVVGISTMFISAGLAIPSIAFTIKNTYYKSIKYANEYNYAKGVTNSPLTKPTINYWNGQEELDKNISSTILNNQELFYYNDPTAYASSSYDVNPFPKYLYKLEEFDKDKKEIKNKLAWTLLELIQNKDHLNDSNKTNSLDLLFTEMFGNNLYNVVGNQFSIGVIDQILGLILNSKDNIINPNDKNTKWTDEQKDLIFKELTNNFTKTGTTAISILVNDLSTSKSDDWKTKIFDAILKAVPPYVSAYIQKPSRKEQFSIAYNVQHYIPDHETLTTVSDIKAAINQKNTDLVLTGISNNQSAFIISQKNANNLFVDYKKLLALQEVFLEKKTSDIKLNDQFLLYDSKNNQINLPILPNKQASAFYNLDKNTDISNILTTSKQFFINTKNGYVNLPKHAWVYDDLNFIKSKYYNLLTEQQKQLISKFRTGRNSSAVNSDDIRWLDPYNLDNNKFTLKLLYDQDRFDNDSTYDTIEWTLLNNSYMFDDFTYNNQFDDLLSSYIRPYYQYKNIQIYIPQSLIDIDQIINISNSKKTQDQLKNNTEHWYKKDVDYNKVPKSVIKAWDIKNTNEKFLMIRPYDLRFSLTIDNVYKSGLSNLIAKPEYWMYQSTKTNNLAKLNAQIIQKDAKTVYQNKDLKIVAKPVGTLDSYNQKLILTDQGLMNLVLNLSIGKKIGIKDNFYNRETVIKAGEKYNDIISRFDRYDFNQITNYLDKNKNKKEFNNLLFSKKDPFKQAQFLWHNSKYSNIEEALDLTSGISFIPDTAYNGFYILNGHGASSASGDDDMISSIKNQNLLATSKTLINQITFIAISIGMLLIITVIITSALLVMLISDIYVTQYQQFMVLMKALGYSNYKISKYAFGTAVVFSLIVWASSTALTWILITLIIKIITALGFAIPYGFSFWTLIVSFIIITIAFIGSLIVSSNKIRTKKPASLLTVSNE from the coding sequence ATGAAAAGAATATATAGCTTTTTTTTGTTATTAAAACAAGGACTTAAAGGTGTTTTTAAGTTTAAAATTCAGTTTATCATTATCCTTTTATTATCTTTTTTAGCTTCATTTATTTTAAGCACTTCTCTTACTTTAACTTCAAGAATTAATAAAACTTATAATAATATAGTTAATAATGTAAATAAATTTGATTATAGTAGTTCTAATGAAATTAGAACTTATAGAACTGATAGAAATAATTCAACAACAGATAGATCAGTTATTCCTTTATTAGATTTGGCTAATAATTCTAATTCTTATTACAATCAAAATTCTAATAATAAAAATATTTCATATTTAAACTTTATATTAAATAAAAAAAATTTAACTAGTAAATTTGATAATAAAACTTTACTAACTGAACTTTTTGAAAATAAAGATTTTATTGAACTTTTTACAACAATTAATGGTAATAATATTCAATGAATTTGAGAAAATAACTGATTATGACAACTTGCACTATACTTTAATAAGTTTACTTATCATTCTTATGAACAATTTTTAAAAGATAATAAAGAATATACTTATTTAAAAAATACTGTAATTGGAAAATATTTAACTAACAGTTTTAAAGATAAAAATGAATTTTTAAATGATGCTAAAGTTTTAAAAAATATTAAAATTGATAATTTAAAAAATAATTTTAATGCTAAAGAATTTAGACAAACTTTTAATAAACAAATTCAAAATAAAAAGTTATTTTCTTATATTTATATAAGTGGAATGTCTTTATTTCAATATATTTATAGAAATATTTATTTACCATATTTTAGTGATTTTAAAATTGAAAATAATAATAAAGGAAATAGTTTTTATACTTTTTTAACTGGAAATAAGCTTGATAATATTAGTAATAATCAAGTTGATAAATGAGTTATTAATGATAAAAATAAATCTTATCTTACTGAATTTGAGCTAAATAAAACAAAAGTAAATGAATCTGATAATAGCATTTTAATATCTAATCAAAATAATAAAGAAGCTATTAAAAAGCTAATTTTAGAAAAAGGGATGAAAGGAAATACTGAACTTGTTTTAATTACTAGTGATAATCAAAAAGTTCAGTCAATTAATCCAATTATTAACGATACTTCTTTATTTAAACTTTTATTTTACAATGGTAATGGTACTTCTGTAACTAATGTTGTTAGTGTTTTATCAGATACAAATTTCATAAAAAAAGATATTATAATTGGTGAAAATCAATTTGATAATATTGAATTAATTCATAATATTTGATTAGCGCATTTAAAATATACTGCTTTAGCAAGTGGGTATGATATTAATTTTAGAACTGAAGTTTTTAATTATGATAGTGTTACTCAAATTAGATATCGTTTGATTGTTTTAAATGATAATCATACTACTAATTTAACTATTTTAAATAAAAACCAAGGAGCAAGGTTACCAACTAAAAGTGAAGCTTTAATTTCTGAGCAATTTGCAAGAGCTCATAAATTAAAATTAGGTCAACAAATTATAGTTGATGGTGCTTTGTTATCAATTGTTGGATTTGCAACTGATGCTTATTCATTTTTCCCAACAACAGATCCTGATTTTCCAATTCCTCAATCTGGATTAGGTGCTATTTTATATGTTAATAAAAGTACTATAAAAGATATTTTAAGTTCTACTTCACAATCAAATACAAACAGAGTTTCTAAAGGATATTTATCTTTCTTTTTAACAAAAAAATATTCTACAGCTTCAATAGATATGTTTAATGCGTATCAAATGAATGATATTTCTAAATTATATGATTCTATTAATTACCAAAAAGAGCAAAAAAATAAACTTTCTACTTGATTAAATATTAAAGATTTTGATCATTCAATTTTTAGATTTAACTGAACAATAGCTCCGCTTGCGATAAATACTTATAAAATTTCAACTTTAATTGCTGCTTTAGCTGTTTCACTAATTGCTATTATTGCTTTAATTATTTGTATTAGAAAAACTATTTACTTTAATGCAAAACAAATAGGTATTTTAAAAGCTTTAGGAAGCTCTCCGTTACAAATTTCAATTAGTTATTTAGCTTATATTTTAGTTATTATTTTAACTTCTGTTCCTTTAGGTTGAATTGTTGGTTTATCTACTCAATCAGTTTTTGTTAAATTATTTGTACATTATTTTAGTATTCCATTATATTCATTTACTATTGAACCATTTTCATTATTAATTAGTTTATTAATTTTTGGTTTATTTGGTTTAATTATTTCTTTACTAACTGCATTTTTAATTACTAAAAAGCCATTATTTGATATATTAGCAGTAAAACAAAACTGATCTAGTTCTAAATTCATTAATAGACTAAAAAGAACTTGATTTAAAAAAGCTAAATTTACTACAAAATTTAGTTTAACTTTAGCATCATCTGGTAGAAAAAATATTTTCTTATTAGTAACTGTTGTTGGAATTTCAACTATGTTTATTTCAGCAGGTTTAGCAATTCCATCAATTGCTTTTACTATTAAAAATACTTATTATAAAAGTATTAAATATGCAAATGAGTACAATTATGCTAAAGGTGTAACTAATTCACCACTAACTAAACCAACAATTAATTATTGAAATGGACAAGAAGAATTAGATAAAAATATCTCTTCAACAATTTTAAATAATCAAGAATTATTTTATTATAATGATCCAACAGCTTATGCTTCTAGTTCTTATGATGTTAATCCTTTTCCAAAATATTTATACAAATTAGAAGAATTTGATAAAGATAAAAAAGAGATTAAAAATAAATTAGCTTGAACATTATTAGAATTAATTCAAAATAAGGATCATTTAAATGATTCAAATAAAACTAATTCATTAGATTTATTATTTACTGAAATGTTTGGTAATAATTTATATAATGTTGTTGGTAACCAGTTTTCAATTGGAGTTATTGATCAAATATTAGGACTAATTTTAAATTCAAAAGATAATATAATAAATCCAAATGATAAAAATACTAAATGAACTGATGAACAAAAAGATCTAATTTTTAAAGAATTAACTAATAATTTTACAAAAACTGGAACTACAGCAATTTCTATTTTAGTAAATGATTTATCTACAAGTAAAAGTGATGATTGAAAAACAAAAATTTTTGATGCAATTTTAAAAGCAGTGCCACCTTATGTTAGTGCTTATATTCAAAAACCATCAAGAAAAGAACAATTTTCAATTGCTTATAATGTTCAACACTACATTCCAGATCATGAAACTTTAACTACAGTTAGTGATATTAAAGCAGCTATTAATCAAAAAAATACTGATTTAGTTTTAACTGGTATTTCAAATAATCAATCAGCATTTATTATCAGTCAAAAAAATGCTAATAATTTGTTTGTTGATTATAAAAAACTACTAGCTTTACAAGAAGTGTTTTTAGAAAAGAAAACAAGCGATATTAAATTAAATGATCAATTTTTATTATATGATTCAAAAAATAATCAAATTAATTTACCTATTTTACCAAATAAACAAGCAAGTGCTTTTTATAATTTAGATAAAAATACTGATATATCAAATATTTTAACTACTAGTAAGCAATTTTTTATTAATACAAAAAATGGATATGTTAATTTACCAAAACATGCTTGAGTTTATGATGATTTAAACTTTATTAAATCTAAATACTATAATTTATTAACAGAACAACAAAAACAATTAATTAGTAAATTTAGAACTGGTAGAAATAGTAGTGCTGTTAATAGTGATGATATTAGATGACTAGATCCATATAATTTAGATAATAATAAGTTCACTTTAAAACTATTATATGATCAAGATAGATTTGATAATGATTCAACTTATGATACTATAGAGTGAACATTATTAAATAATAGTTATATGTTTGATGATTTTACTTATAATAATCAATTTGATGATTTATTAAGTTCATATATTAGACCTTATTATCAATATAAAAATATTCAAATTTATATTCCTCAAAGTTTAATTGATATTGATCAAATTATTAATATATCTAATTCTAAAAAAACTCAAGATCAGTTAAAAAATAATACTGAACATTGATATAAAAAAGATGTTGATTATAATAAAGTTCCAAAATCAGTAATTAAAGCTTGAGATATTAAAAATACTAATGAAAAGTTTTTAATGATTAGACCATATGATTTAAGATTTAGTCTAACAATAGATAATGTTTATAAATCAGGGTTAAGTAATTTAATAGCAAAACCCGAATATTGAATGTATCAATCAACAAAAACTAATAATTTAGCTAAATTAAACGCTCAAATTATTCAAAAAGATGCTAAAACAGTTTATCAGAATAAAGATTTAAAAATTGTAGCAAAACCAGTTGGTACACTAGATTCATATAATCAAAAATTAATTTTAACTGATCAAGGATTAATGAATTTAGTTTTAAATCTTTCAATTGGTAAAAAAATTGGAATTAAAGATAATTTTTATAATAGAGAAACTGTGATTAAAGCTGGAGAAAAATATAATGATATAATTTCTCGTTTTGATCGATATGATTTTAACCAAATCACTAATTATTTAGATAAAAACAAAAATAAAAAAGAATTTAATAATCTTTTATTTAGTAAAAAAGATCCATTCAAGCAAGCCCAATTTTTATGACATAACTCAAAATATTCAAACATTGAAGAAGCTTTAGATTTAACTAGTGGAATTAGTTTTATTCCAGATACTGCTTATAATGGGTTTTATATTTTAAATGGTCATGGAGCTTCATCAGCTTCAGGTGATGATGATATGATAAGTAGTATAAAAAATCAAAATTTATTAGCTACTTCTAAAACATTAATCAATCAAATTACATTTATAGCAATTTCAATTGGAATGTTATTAATTATTACTGTAATTATCACTTCTGCTTTACTAGTAATGTTAATATCAGATATTTATGTTACTCAATATCAACAATTTATGGTATTAATGAAAGCATTAGGATATTCAAATTATAAGATTAGTAAATATGCTTTTGGAACTGCTGTAGTCTTTAGTTTGATTGTTTGAGCAAGTTCAACAGCACTTACTTGAATTTTAATTACATTAATTATTAAAATAATAACAGCTTTAGGATTTGCTATTCCTTATGGATTTTCATTTTGAACTTTAATAGTAAGCTTTATTATTATTACAATAGCTTTTATTGGTTCATTAATAGTTTCATCAAATAAAATTCGAACTAAAAAACCTGCTAGTCTTTTAACAGTTTCAAATGAATAG
- a CDS encoding MOLPALP family lipoprotein, with product MKKILISLSTFSLLVSSSSIVSCTITYQFKNNYLDQIKLLLNTSAIASQSIILSDKNTTNISTDYSLKTFSQTKISDLYKNQEKQLVDKYIVDKKITYEYQFKSMFLTLEKQDWTNKLKQIALLEKDKNTNLDLNWNDQTTRTTENNTFKTLSLISAGINFLFSGDFTPNQQGNLINNFLSNQSALLESTVFNNNKFTNLIDQLNKIEENKFYNIANSLFSQPDWFTNSNNKNLTQKTLKEILEFSSQKLWDEILPNDNKQDLKIDWSKIIKPLIDLLKAFSIYQNLIEQKSDKTLNYSTMQPLYLFSKEKTNSEFLYEILQTDLQTIYKDKTEEQIKQEINSIDLKKIIWFLKNNLVFEKEDKYGYKFQKFIVMLLGSSSEVEQKNNITNNFLISPFYKWYEQKNNKELLKKIIIEKLNKIEKIKPFASIISNYLPILFDIIKAFHQDLVEQGVNNKLKTELNKYLSLAKVILPSLGIDKKVIEFLDSKALKDFLNNCFLALYNQDFLKEVFILINQLSDRQVFNNQIIDNISNIYNLTNLKLDKFLDYLLSLIKKPISGKNSFDEFQFLYGLKDLSISQIIKNLENFYNKDDLSYIFNLDNFKNLLDVIFNKNITSSFKYNKEQLETKNALSTILTILALNPNKVEDLKINITSDNNKISDSVNKQIEEKQYGLASVILLGYNNDKKRFYENSILDNVSNLFGHSQKDLNKEASKNAINVLIKSYLELINWFQNVSIKKYAKDNFDVYLDQNNWTTELIDQKGNIDNLNETLTINYMLKFKNPNNNKQNWTYKISLIRTSNSNQPWKIAQITKLNNNK from the coding sequence ATGAAAAAAATATTAATAAGTCTTAGCACATTTTCATTACTAGTAAGTTCATCTAGTATAGTTTCTTGTACAATAACTTACCAATTTAAAAATAATTATTTAGATCAAATTAAATTATTATTAAACACTTCTGCAATCGCTAGTCAATCGATTATTTTAAGTGATAAAAATACTACAAACATAAGTACTGATTATTCATTAAAAACTTTTAGCCAAACTAAAATTAGTGATTTATATAAAAATCAAGAAAAACAGTTAGTAGATAAATATATTGTTGATAAAAAAATAACTTATGAATATCAATTTAAATCAATGTTTTTAACATTAGAAAAACAAGACTGAACAAATAAATTAAAACAAATAGCTTTACTTGAAAAAGATAAAAATACTAATTTAGATTTAAATTGAAATGACCAAACTACTAGAACAACTGAAAATAATACTTTTAAAACTCTAAGTTTAATTTCTGCTGGAATTAATTTTTTGTTTTCTGGTGATTTTACACCAAATCAACAAGGTAATTTAATTAATAACTTTTTATCTAATCAATCAGCTTTATTAGAATCAACAGTTTTTAATAACAACAAATTTACTAATCTTATTGACCAACTTAATAAAATAGAAGAAAATAAATTTTATAATATAGCCAATAGTTTATTTTCTCAACCAGACTGATTTACTAACTCAAATAATAAAAATTTAACCCAAAAAACATTAAAAGAAATTTTAGAATTTTCATCTCAAAAATTATGAGATGAAATTTTACCAAACGACAATAAGCAAGATTTAAAAATAGACTGATCTAAAATTATTAAACCTCTAATTGATTTATTAAAAGCTTTTAGTATTTATCAAAATTTAATAGAACAAAAATCAGATAAAACTTTAAATTATTCTACTATGCAACCTTTATATTTATTTAGTAAAGAAAAAACTAATAGTGAGTTTTTATATGAAATTTTACAGACTGATTTACAAACTATTTATAAAGACAAAACTGAAGAACAAATTAAACAAGAAATTAATTCAATTGATTTAAAAAAAATAATTTGGTTTTTGAAAAATAATTTGGTTTTTGAAAAAGAAGATAAATATGGATATAAATTTCAAAAATTTATTGTGATGTTATTAGGTAGTTCAAGTGAAGTAGAACAAAAAAATAATATTACAAACAATTTTTTAATCTCACCTTTTTATAAATGATATGAACAAAAAAATAATAAAGAATTATTAAAAAAAATCATTATAGAAAAATTAAATAAAATAGAAAAAATTAAACCTTTTGCTTCTATTATTTCTAATTATCTTCCAATCTTATTTGACATTATTAAAGCATTTCACCAAGATTTAGTTGAACAAGGTGTTAATAATAAATTAAAAACAGAGCTAAATAAATACTTAAGTTTAGCAAAAGTGATTTTGCCATCACTAGGAATAGATAAAAAAGTCATTGAGTTTTTAGATTCAAAAGCTTTAAAAGATTTTTTAAATAATTGTTTTTTAGCTTTATATAACCAAGACTTTTTAAAAGAAGTTTTTATATTAATTAATCAATTATCAGATAGACAAGTATTTAATAATCAAATTATTGATAATATTTCAAATATTTATAATCTTACTAATTTAAAATTAGACAAATTTTTAGATTATTTATTAAGTTTAATAAAAAAACCAATAAGTGGTAAAAATAGCTTTGATGAGTTCCAATTTTTATATGGTTTAAAAGATTTATCAATTTCTCAAATTATTAAAAATTTAGAAAATTTTTATAATAAAGATGATTTGTCATATATTTTTAATTTAGATAATTTTAAAAATTTATTAGATGTAATTTTTAACAAAAATATAACTTCTAGTTTTAAATATAATAAAGAGCAATTAGAAACAAAAAATGCTTTATCAACTATTCTGACAATTTTAGCTTTAAATCCCAATAAAGTAGAAGATTTAAAAATTAATATAACTAGTGATAATAATAAAATTAGTGATAGTGTTAATAAGCAAATAGAAGAAAAACAATATGGATTAGCTTCAGTAATTTTATTAGGTTATAACAATGACAAAAAGAGATTTTATGAAAATTCTATTTTAGATAATGTTTCAAATTTATTTGGACATAGTCAAAAAGATTTAAATAAAGAAGCTTCTAAAAATGCTATAAATGTTTTAATCAAATCATATTTAGAATTAATAAATTGATTTCAAAACGTATCTATAAAAAAATATGCTAAAGATAATTTTGATGTTTATTTAGATCAAAATAATTGAACAACAGAACTTATAGATCAAAAAGGAAATATTGATAATTTAAATGAAACATTAACAATTAATTATATGTTAAAATTTAAAAACCCAAACAATAATAAACAAAATTGAACTTATAAAATTTCATTAATTAGAACTTCAAATTCTAATCAACCTTGAAAAATAGCTCAAATAACTAAATTAAATAACAATAAATAA